The Podospora pseudoanserina strain CBS 124.78 chromosome 7 map unlocalized CBS124.78p_7, whole genome shotgun sequence region GTCGCTGCGAGCTGGTCAGCTTTGAAACTGATTAAAAGATACCAAATACACTTACATCAAGGCGTAGCAAATCCAGTCGCTACTGAGCGAGACATAATCCTTGAGCATTGCGATTCTCTTCCGCACGTGAGAGGCATGAGAATTCTTGGCATAGCTGAAACTCAGCGTGCCCTCGCGGAAGACAACCGCATAGATGTTGAAAGGCTtgaactccttctccccatcctcgtcatTCTCGATAAAGAATGACCGGAAGCAGGCAAAGTAGTACGACGGGAAGAGTTCAATCTTCTCGCGAGATTCCTGCGTCGTGATATCTTCAATTGTCAGGGGATGGATACCAAAAGCCCTGCAAACGGCGCgcacctcctcttcagaAGGGTTCTTCATATCCAGCCACCACACACCATCCGTCTCGCCCTTGGGGAAGCTGAAGAGACCACGGAtatcctcaccctccacgaGCAATCCTTCGAGATCGGGGGCATTGATTGTCGATTCCCAGGCCGAAGAGAAGAAACTGACCCGGTTGGGATCTGGCTGAGGCACCAGGAGTTGGACCTGCTTGACCTGTTCCTCGTCTTGACCTTTTTCGGACTTTTCTTGGTGGCTCTCTGCGTCAAAGGCTGGCGACAGAAAGTCACCATCCAAAGTGATCATGGGCGTTGGAACATTAGATGGGTTGGTAGAGGGCCGGACATCAGGGAATGTGCGAAGCACAGAAGGACGACGAGCTGCTTCACGGGCCTCACTTTCGGCTTTCATGAAATTCTCCAGATAGTCAAAGTCAATGTGCAGGGTGGCACCACTCCGCTCGTCCTGAAGCGGAAAGcagacatcctcctcggctgaCTTGTTGGTCGCAAGACTGGCGGCATCATCACTCGCCGCCACAGTGACCTGCTTGCTGCGGTAACTATGCCGACTGACAATGGATGCAGTCCTCTGAAGCGGTggctcctcctgctcatTCTGCTCCGGCTTCGGTTCCGAGAACGACATGTCGCGCTCCCGCCGGCGGGCCTCGGCAAAGGCCTTGACCGAATTAGGAGGCGACGAAGAGCGATCCGAAATCGACTCGATGGTTGGCCGACGGGCGCGTCTCATGGTGGGCGAGTTCTCAGGCCCCTCATCGTCGATGATGGCCTCTTCAAAATCGCGAACAACAGGTTGTCCGGCTGCAACACCTGCAACTTGGCGTGCCCCGTAAAGGGAGTCAAATGTTCCTCGTCGAGCGCGATCAGGGCGATGCACCGACGCCGTCTGGTTTCGGTGGTCGTCCAACTCTGGAACAGGGGTCGAGTACCCCGAGTTTCCGCCCATCTCCTCCTGGTCGGACATTTTCGTGGTGTGTCTGCTTGTCGTCTTGCGGTGATCCAGTGGTATTGATAGTTCCGTCCCCTTTCTCAGTCTCTTTCCTTAGCTTCCTTACTTTTTCCCGATGCAATGGGTCCTAACCCAGCCCAAGAGCCCCTAGTGAGGACTCAGTCGCAGCGCATATTGCCGTGGGTGTCGTCGCAAGAAAGCACCAGCGGGGGGCAGCGAACGGCCGGGAGCCGTCCGCAACGACGCTCTTGTAAAACACCTGAATTGAGAAGAGGGCCGCGGTACCGGGACCCTGGTAAAGCGACGCTGATGAAGGTGGCGGGTGATCTTCGTTTCTGTGATGTCAAATTAAACTCGTAGGCTACTGAAGGCCAGTTAAGGCGGCTTCTTGTTCACTCCACTGTAGACCAGCTCAGGCCCCAGGAGTGAACGAGGAGTAGAAAACGTTGAATCGATGGTGCCCGCCAGTTTGTGATGACGAAGCAGTCGAGACAGCCTGTGCGACTCGGGACCCGTATATATGTCGCAAATTCGGCGCGCTATCGTGATGGTCTGATCAAACCAGCTTCTGGGGTCGAAATTATCGGCGCTGACTTCTATGAAACAATATTGATGCAAGCTGGCTAATGGCGATAGTTGCTAAGGAGAACAGTCGGCAGGCATGGCCTGTTCCTAGGTAGCTAGGTTGcggatgttggtgatgagtgaTAATTAGGTGGTGCAAGGAGAAAATAGAGCAAAGCAGGTTGACCGCGTTTTGAAGCTGACAGTCAGATATGCCGAGCATATGACGTTCCTGATTCACTCAAGGATAAGGGGCTGCGCCACAGGTGAATTTCTTAATAAACCCCTGTAGGAATGCGAATTCACTCCGCTGTGACAGGGAGAGGTGACTTCTCAACGGTCACCAGATTTGTCGAGGAAGATGTTGtaggatgggatggaagggggagggatggaggGATAGTGCTCTGGGCCCGGCGATGGATTTTCACTTTTTGGCCTCTGCTCAAAGAAATTCCAAGTTGTTGGTCAGGAGGGCTTTCCTTGACATTGACTTTGCACGGGATGGAAAAAGTTTGG contains the following coding sequences:
- a CDS encoding uncharacterized protein (EggNog:ENOG503NTYW; COG:U); the protein is MSDQEEMGGNSGYSTPVPELDDHRNQTASVHRPDRARRGTFDSLYGARQVAGVAAGQPVVRDFEEAIIDDEGPENSPTMRRARRPTIESISDRSSSPPNSVKAFAEARRRERDMSFSEPKPEQNEQEEPPLQRTASIVSRHSYRSKQVTVAASDDAASLATNKSAEEDVCFPLQDERSGATLHIDFDYLENFMKAESEAREAARRPSVLRTFPDVRPSTNPSNVPTPMITLDGDFLSPAFDAESHQEKSEKGQDEEQVKQVQLLVPQPDPNRVSFFSSAWESTINAPDLEGLLVEGEDIRGLFSFPKGETDGVWWLDMKNPSEEEVRAVCRAFGIHPLTIEDITTQESREKIELFPSYYFACFRSFFIENDEDGEKEFKPFNIYAVVFREGTLSFSYAKNSHASHVRKRIAMLKDYVSLSSDWICYALIDDIVDSFAPDIRSLEDETDQIEDEVFIARTDDMAQFLRKIGTARKNTMALMRLLGGKADVLRGFTKRCNENYKVTPRMDIGMYLGDIQDHVVTMMNNLGHCEKMLSRAHSNYLAQISIDGIAQGTNTNRMLGKVTLLASIIVPLNVVTGLFGMNVRVPFADGDGATLAPFFGILGSLLTFCILGFWLARHYRMF